Genomic segment of uncultured Flavobacterium sp.:
TGGTCCAATCATCGACCAAATCAGCGAAGAGTACGCAGGTAAAGTAGTTGTTGGTAAAGTAGATGTAGATGCAAACCAGGAATTCGCTGCAAAATATGGTGTGCGCAACATACCAACCGTTTTGGTTTTTCATAACGGTGAAGTAGTAGGAAAGCAAGTAGGAGTTGCTCCGAAACAAACCTATTCAGATAGTTTAGACGCTTTGTTGTAATCGTAAGATTATGATTTATATAAAGAAGGTTTGGCGAAAGTCAAACCTTTTTTATTTTGTTTTTCTGCCAATAATTACACTAATTTTCGCGAATTATTTATTTTGATGCTGCTTTAAAAAGTTAGCCACAGATTAAATGATTTTCACAGATTGGAAATCAATTTAATTCTTTTAATCTGCGGCAAAAAAATATCAGAAGGTTTATCATATAAACAGAACTTGGTTTAAAACTATTTTAATTCGTGGCAAACTTTCTTTTAATCCGAATCCTTTTTTTTATTTTTAACGAATCTTATATTCTTAAAAATGAAAATTCTTCACAGCTTTATTTGTTCTCTGGTATGTACTGCAATTGGATTTTCTCAATCAAAACAAACACAAGTTTGTCTTTTGGATAATGGGGTTTCAGAAATATTGGCTACTTATAGAAAACAAGAAATATCAAATGTCACTTATGGACTTTCATTTGAAATTCCGAATAAAAAAGAAGAAGAAATTAAAGCCAATTTGGTTTTAGAGCTGACTTTGCCAAAATATTCTAAACCCTATATTTATTTAGATTTTAAAGTAAAAACGGAAAACATAAAAGCGATTGAAGCCAATGGAAAAGAGGTTTCAATTGTACACGAAAACGGACATATTGTTATTTCTTCAGAAGCTTTAATTGCAGGAAAAAATACCATTGCAATTTCTTTTATTGCAGGAGATTTATCTTTAAACAGAAACGACGATTTTCTTTATACCTTATTAGTTCCGGATCGAGCGAGTACGTTGTTTCCGTGTTTCGATCAGCCGGACATAAAAGCGACTTATAAGCTGAGTTTGACTGTGCCAAAAGATTGGTCGGTTTTGGCTGGAGCCGATGTAAAAGAGAAAGTCGAAAAAGGTGATTTTACAGCGTATACTTTTAAAGAATCAGATAAAATGAGCACCTATTTATTTTCATTTGTTGCCGGAAAATTTAAAAGTGTAACACAAAAACTCAGCAATTTAGAAATGACTATGTTGTATCGCGAAAATAATCCGGAGAAGATTCAGGTTAGTACTGATACCATTTTTAAATTGCACGAACAATCTTTAGAATTCTTAGAAAAATATACCCATTATAAATTTCCATTTCAGAAGTTGGATTTTGCTTCGATTCCGGTTTTTCAATATGGCGGAATGGAACATGTTGGCGCAATTCAGTACAGAGAATCGACTTTGTTTTTGGATAATAGCGCAACCGACAGCGAGAAATTAGACCGCGCGAAACTTATCGCGCACGAGACTTCGCATATGTGGTTTGGTGATTTGGTTACGATGAAATGGTTTGATGATGTCTGGATGAAAGAAGTGTTTGCGAATTTTATGGCAGACAAAATCATGAACCCTGTTTTTCCGAAAGTCAATCATAATTTACAGTTTTTTAGCGCGCATTATGCCAACGCTTACGCGGAAGACCGTTCGTTAGGTACACATCCGATAAAACAGCATTTGGCTAATTTGAAAGATGCGGGTTCGCTTTACGGAAGTATTATTTACAACAAAGCGCCAATTATGATGCGTCAATTAGAAGCTTCGATGGGAAAGGAAGCTTTTCAGAAAGGAATCGAGAAATACATTCAAAAATACGCCAATAGTAATGCCGACTGGAATAATTTAGTTGAAATTCTGGATGCCGAAACACCGCTCGACATGAAAAAATGGAGTGAGGTTTGGGTAAAAAGATCGGGAAGAGCCATTTTTACAGATAAGATTGAATACGATTCTAAAAACAGAATCGCAACCTTTGAAATTGAGCAAAAAGCGGAAGATGGATCGAGTAATATCTGGCCCCAGATTTTTCAGATTGGGTTGGTTTATGCGAATAATGTGAAGGTTTTAAACGTCAATATAAAAGATAAAAGTCTTTCTTTAAAAGAAGCAATCGGACTTGAGAAACCTTTAAATATCATTTATAATTATAATGGTTTTGGATACGGTGTTTTTCCGCTTGGCGCAAATAATTTGAATACAATTTCAAGTTTAAACGATGAAGTTGCAAGAGCTTCAGCTTATGTGAATTTATATGAGAATATGTTGGCAGGAAATATTGTGCCAAGTTACGTTTTTGCCGTTTTCTTGAAAGGAATTCAAGTTGAAAAAAATGAGTTAGTTTTAAAAATAATAACCAATCAAACAAGTAATATTTTCTGGAAATTTTTGACTGAACAACAAAAAAATAAAGTTCACACAACTCTTGAAAGTGTCGTTTATGCTGAATTACAATCAAATTCAGTCAGCAATATCAAAAAGACTTTATTTAATTTATTCAG
This window contains:
- the trxA gene encoding thioredoxin — protein: MALAITDATFDEVVLKSDKPVMVDFWAAWCGPCRMVGPIIDQISEEYAGKVVVGKVDVDANQEFAAKYGVRNIPTVLVFHNGEVVGKQVGVAPKQTYSDSLDALL
- a CDS encoding M1 family aminopeptidase, with the protein product MKILHSFICSLVCTAIGFSQSKQTQVCLLDNGVSEILATYRKQEISNVTYGLSFEIPNKKEEEIKANLVLELTLPKYSKPYIYLDFKVKTENIKAIEANGKEVSIVHENGHIVISSEALIAGKNTIAISFIAGDLSLNRNDDFLYTLLVPDRASTLFPCFDQPDIKATYKLSLTVPKDWSVLAGADVKEKVEKGDFTAYTFKESDKMSTYLFSFVAGKFKSVTQKLSNLEMTMLYRENNPEKIQVSTDTIFKLHEQSLEFLEKYTHYKFPFQKLDFASIPVFQYGGMEHVGAIQYRESTLFLDNSATDSEKLDRAKLIAHETSHMWFGDLVTMKWFDDVWMKEVFANFMADKIMNPVFPKVNHNLQFFSAHYANAYAEDRSLGTHPIKQHLANLKDAGSLYGSIIYNKAPIMMRQLEASMGKEAFQKGIEKYIQKYANSNADWNNLVEILDAETPLDMKKWSEVWVKRSGRAIFTDKIEYDSKNRIATFEIEQKAEDGSSNIWPQIFQIGLVYANNVKVLNVNIKDKSLSLKEAIGLEKPLNIIYNYNGFGYGVFPLGANNLNTISSLNDEVARASAYVNLYENMLAGNIVPSYVFAVFLKGIQVEKNELVLKIITNQTSNIFWKFLTEQQKNKVHTTLESVVYAELQSNSVSNIKKTLFNLFSSISYSDSGKAKLYQIWNKEIVIPGLKLNEDDYTNIAMNLAIFKHEKADEILNKTRATITNPDKQKRFEFLLPSLSKDESVRSAFMESLKDDKNREKESWVSVGLANIHHPLRQENAQKYIWFSLDLIDEIQRTGDIFFPKDWLNNTIGKYSSKYAYDEVQRFLKENPNFSPILKRKLLQATDGLYRAQNIKKETE